In the genome of Geotrypetes seraphini chromosome 14, aGeoSer1.1, whole genome shotgun sequence, one region contains:
- the SLC15A3 gene encoding solute carrier family 15 member 3: MPRKAGSMPTGQNGEHRPLLGKEATGRPSDNSLFAGRKTACWAILLVEILERIAFFGIVSNLVLYLNSKTFNWGGPQASQASLLFLGASYLLSPVGGWLADAYLGRYWTILVSFLLYMTASSILPATASDELRPLLCGKVQQFNLLGNSCRSADICEEPALYCAPAMYSGLIILALGISSVRANVTSFGADQVTDCGREATRQFFNWFYWSINIGGIISLLVVAFIQQNVDFLIGYAIPSICVVLALFVFLLATPSFIIKPAHGSQISTMIKTSFQTCCQTRRSTSNQDRTETILPHMQSSTKRSLADQKEVVCNIQVLKKILPVMVTLIPYWMVYFQMQSTYYLQGLHLHIPDIFRSTPSNHSSSSSSSSSGIASGYTFPDAWLLMANVIVLLVLVPLKDRVIDPFLLQRKLLPSALKRMALGMVFGFTSVITAGILEKERLIYVHNNQTVMQVIGTDQYTAADLPIWWQIPQYLLIGISEVFASISGLEFAYSEAPRTMQSVIMGLFFFISGVGSLLGSGLLSLLSAPENGWMHCPEDYGNINNCHMDRYFFLLGGIQAAALLLFAWISFRYEKQQREDCHLCINRQPPQNTDGPVS; the protein is encoded by the exons ATGCCACGGAAGGCCGGGAGTATGCCCACGGGGCAGAATGGAGAGCACAGACCTCTTCTGGGGAAAGAAGCCACTGGTAGACCCAGCGACAATTCCCTCTTTGCAGGGCGGAAGACGGCTTGCTGGGCAATCCTGCTGGTGGAAATCCTGGAGCGGATCGCCTTCTTTGGGATTGTCTCCAACCTTGTGCTTTACCTCAATAGCAAAACCTTTAACTGGGGAGGGCCACAGGCGTCGCAAGCCTCTCTGCTGTTCCTCGGGGCCTCTTATCTCCTCTCGCCAGTGGGAGGCTGGCTGGCAGACGCCTACCTGGGCCGCTACTGGACCATCCTAGTCAGCTTCTTGCTCTACATGACAGCCTCCAGCATCCTGCCAGCCACAGCCTCTGATGAGCTTCGACCTCTGTTGTGTGGCAAAGTGCAACAGTTTAACCTTCTGGGGAACTCGTGTCGGAGTGCTGACATTTGTGAAGAGCCGGCATTGTACTGCGCTCCCGCAATGTACAGTGGCTTGATAATACTCGCTCTTGGGATCAGCTCCGTCAGAGCCAATGTGACATCCTTTGGAGCAGATCAG GTGACCGATTGTGGCCGGGAAGCCACCCGCCAGTTTTTTAACTGGTTTTACTGGAGCATAAACATTGGAGGCATCATCTCACTGCTGGTGGTGGCCTTTATTCAGCAGAACGTGGATTTCCTAATTGGTTATGCCATCCCCTCCATCTGTGTGGTGCTAGCCCTCTTTGTCTTCTTGCTGGCCACACCGTCCTTCATCATCAAACCTGCCCATGGCAGTCAGATCTCAACCATGATAAAAACCAGCTTTCAAACCTGCTGTCAAACCAGGAGGAGCACAAGCAACCAGGACAG GACAGAAACAATCTTGCCTCATATGCAAAGCAGCACTAAGAGAAGTCTCGCTGATCAGAAAGAGGTGGTCTGTAACATCCAAGTGTTGAAAAAGATTCTGCCCGTGATGGTGACTCTCATTCCCTATTGGATGGTGTATTTCCAG ATGCAGAGCACTTACTACTTACAAGGACTACACCTCCACATCCCTGACATCTTCAGAAGCACACCGTCAAACCACAGctccagctccagctccagctccagcGGAATAGCCAGCGGCTACACG TTCCCAGATGCATGGCTCCTCATGGCCAATGTCATCGTTCTTCTGGTCCTGGTCCCTCTGAAGGATCGTGTCATTGACCCGttcctgctgcagagaaagtTGCTGCCGTCAGCCCTCAAGAGGATGGCCCTTGGCATGGTTTTTGGCTTCACATCTGTTATAACAGCAG GCATTCTGGAGAAAGAGAGGCTGATCTATGTGCATAACAACCAGACAGTGATGCAGGTCATTGGCACAGACCAGTACACAGCGGCCGACCTTCCCATCTGGTGGCAGATTCCCCAGTATCTTCTGATCGGGATCAGCGAGGTCTTTGCCAgtatttcag GTTTGGAGTTTGCCTACTCCGAGGCTCCCAGGACCATGCAGTCAGTTATCATGGGGCTGTTTTTCTTCATCTCCGGGGTGGGATCTCTCTTGGGATCGGGACTCCTCTCGCTCCTCTCTGCGCCAGAGAATGGATGGATGCACTGCCCGGAGGACTACG gaaatattAATAACTGCCATATGGACCGGTATTTTTTCCTGCTTGGTGGCATTCAAGCGGCGGCTCTCCTGCTCTTCGCCTGGATTTCGTTCCGCTACGAGAAGCAGCAGCGTGAGGACTGCCATCTGTGCATCAACAGGCAGCCCCCCCAGAACACAGACGGACCAGTCTCCTGA